One genomic segment of Mesoterricola silvestris includes these proteins:
- a CDS encoding response regulator transcription factor: MPPTVPEPQAPSAGLQVLVCEDSRHMRDYLVAGLEGLGIQVAGVENGRALDAALEARDPQIVLLDVGLPGEDGFSIARRLRRERPRLGIIMLTARHDLEDRIRGLDGGADLYYAKPVDLRELASAINSLRRRLGGTGAWRLEPHASRLQSPAGAAVDLTDLELRFLTPLLERPGEVVEREHLFLALDQHPDIYASRRMETMVSRLRSKVRRLCPGEQLPVKARNGRGYAFLVDY, from the coding sequence ATGCCCCCGACCGTTCCCGAGCCCCAAGCCCCTTCCGCCGGCCTCCAGGTGCTGGTCTGCGAGGACTCCCGGCACATGCGGGATTATCTGGTGGCCGGCCTGGAGGGCCTGGGGATCCAGGTCGCCGGCGTGGAGAACGGCAGGGCCCTGGACGCCGCCCTGGAGGCCCGGGACCCCCAAATCGTCCTCCTGGACGTGGGGCTGCCCGGGGAGGACGGCTTCTCCATCGCCCGCCGTCTGCGGCGCGAACGGCCCCGGCTGGGCATCATCATGCTCACCGCCCGCCATGACCTGGAGGACCGCATCCGCGGCCTGGACGGCGGCGCGGACCTCTATTACGCCAAGCCGGTGGACCTGCGGGAACTGGCCTCGGCCATCAACAGCCTCCGCAGGCGCCTGGGGGGAACCGGGGCCTGGCGCCTGGAGCCCCACGCCTCGCGCCTCCAGTCCCCGGCCGGCGCGGCGGTGGACCTCACCGACCTGGAGCTGCGGTTCCTCACCCCCCTCCTGGAGCGCCCCGGCGAAGTCGTGGAGCGGGAGCATCTCTTCCTGGCCCTGGACCAGCACCCCGACATCTACGCCTCCCGGCGCATGGAGACCATGGTGAGCCGGCTGCGCAGCAAGGTCCGGCGCCTGTGCCCCGGGGAGCAGCTTCCGGTGAAGGCCCGCAACGGCAGGGGGTACGCGTTCCTGGTGGACTACTGA
- a CDS encoding TatD family hydrolase — translation MLVDSHCHLTGGHLGEDRLEAVLDRARAAGVDGLVAVGCTLEDSRGVLALARRTPQVRASLGVHPHDARTWDASTGEALEALLADPAVLFVGETGLDWHYDLSPRDAQEAVFRAQIRLAEKLGKPLMIHTREAPEATLRILREEGARRGVIHCFSEDLAFAREALDLGFHLSFSGIVTFKNAQAIRGVAAWAPPDRILVETDAPYLAPVPFRGKANEPAYVTHVAAQVAALRGLSPQRLAELTTGNLEALCGWSPSS, via the coding sequence ATGCTCGTGGATTCCCACTGCCACCTCACGGGAGGCCACCTGGGAGAGGATCGGCTGGAGGCCGTGCTGGACCGGGCCCGGGCCGCGGGCGTGGACGGCCTGGTGGCCGTGGGCTGCACCCTGGAGGACTCCCGGGGGGTGCTGGCCCTGGCGCGCCGGACCCCCCAGGTGCGGGCCTCCCTGGGGGTCCACCCCCACGACGCCCGCACCTGGGACGCCTCCACCGGGGAGGCCCTGGAGGCCCTGCTGGCGGACCCCGCGGTGCTTTTCGTGGGGGAGACGGGCCTGGACTGGCACTACGACCTGAGCCCCCGGGACGCCCAGGAGGCGGTTTTCCGGGCCCAGATCCGCCTGGCGGAAAAGCTGGGCAAGCCGCTCATGATCCACACCCGGGAGGCCCCCGAAGCCACCCTGCGAATCCTCCGGGAGGAGGGGGCCCGCCGCGGGGTCATCCACTGCTTCAGCGAGGACCTGGCCTTCGCCCGGGAGGCCCTGGACCTGGGCTTCCACCTGAGCTTCTCGGGCATCGTCACCTTCAAGAACGCCCAGGCCATCCGGGGCGTGGCGGCCTGGGCGCCCCCGGACCGCATCCTGGTGGAGACCGACGCCCCCTACCTGGCGCCGGTGCCCTTCCGGGGCAAGGCCAACGAACCGGCCTACGTCACCCATGTGGCCGCCCAGGTGGCGGCCTTGCGGGGGCTCAGCCCCCAGCGCCTGGCCGAGCTCACCACCGGCAACCTGGAGGCCCTGTGCGGCTGGTCCCCTTCTTCCTGA
- a CDS encoding DUF6600 domain-containing protein, producing MLRTRFAAALVPALILSGVPLLPRTAPQDPGDMVDELDQQDYEVGESPERYAQVKYLDGSVTIRKGEEDEPLTRGVPVAEGDVVESRGRGVLQLGDGSAVAFGPGTRFRVAALFSDQDQERRVLLVLERGELRVCRGAQSDAVIRVDTPSGSGSLGSRGGSRPEATFQVARGSRGDQTVFLVHGGQATWVNAEGQAQVYAGQRLTVYGNNDLLDRVSDFNTYALGDFDQWAEALVRPRPSESASRVPPEIRYYADDLDGNGKWVYVDETESWCWTPTAVDVDWSPYTNGYWGAYGGGMTWVSSEPWGYVTCHHGRWGWRMGLGWYWIPGVNYSPAWVAWHSTGSWFGWAPLGFRNHPVRWRDRQRCWNVVDVHHVSDRNLRPWFHRDPGVVGVFNRPPQGGARPWFQGRLIVDRREFRDPARFQRVAGEPSVVRDRVAVYTRETGRTILRAPAPTSGPGGFNRLERPRPEPPRPAPGPFGAPEV from the coding sequence ATGTTACGCACCCGTTTCGCCGCAGCTCTCGTTCCGGCCCTGATCCTGTCCGGCGTGCCGCTCCTGCCCCGCACGGCCCCCCAGGACCCCGGGGACATGGTGGACGAACTGGACCAGCAGGACTACGAAGTGGGCGAAAGCCCCGAACGCTATGCCCAGGTGAAGTACCTGGACGGCTCCGTGACGATCCGCAAGGGCGAGGAGGACGAGCCCCTCACCCGGGGGGTTCCGGTGGCCGAGGGGGATGTGGTGGAAAGCCGCGGGCGTGGCGTCCTGCAACTGGGGGACGGCAGCGCGGTGGCCTTCGGGCCCGGAACCCGCTTCCGGGTGGCGGCCCTCTTCTCGGATCAGGACCAGGAACGCCGGGTCCTCCTGGTGCTGGAACGGGGCGAGCTGCGGGTGTGCCGCGGAGCCCAGAGCGATGCCGTCATCCGCGTGGACACCCCCTCGGGCAGCGGATCCCTGGGCAGCCGGGGCGGCTCCCGCCCCGAAGCCACCTTCCAGGTGGCCCGGGGCTCCCGGGGCGACCAGACGGTCTTCCTGGTCCACGGGGGCCAGGCCACCTGGGTGAACGCCGAGGGGCAGGCCCAGGTCTACGCGGGCCAGCGCCTCACGGTCTACGGCAACAACGATCTGCTGGACCGCGTGTCGGACTTCAACACCTACGCCCTGGGCGACTTCGACCAGTGGGCCGAAGCGCTGGTGAGGCCCCGTCCCAGCGAAAGCGCCTCGCGGGTGCCCCCCGAGATCCGCTACTACGCCGACGACCTGGACGGCAACGGCAAGTGGGTCTACGTGGACGAGACCGAATCCTGGTGCTGGACCCCCACGGCCGTGGACGTGGACTGGAGTCCCTACACCAACGGCTACTGGGGCGCCTACGGCGGCGGCATGACCTGGGTGAGCAGCGAGCCCTGGGGCTACGTGACGTGCCACCACGGCCGCTGGGGCTGGCGCATGGGCCTGGGCTGGTACTGGATCCCCGGCGTGAACTACAGCCCGGCCTGGGTGGCCTGGCACAGCACCGGGTCCTGGTTCGGCTGGGCCCCCCTGGGCTTCCGCAACCACCCCGTGCGGTGGCGGGACCGCCAGCGCTGCTGGAACGTGGTGGACGTCCACCACGTCAGCGACCGCAACCTCCGCCCCTGGTTCCACCGGGACCCCGGGGTGGTGGGCGTCTTCAACCGCCCCCCCCAGGGGGGCGCCCGCCCCTGGTTCCAGGGCCGCCTCATCGTGGACCGGCGGGAGTTCCGGGATCCCGCCCGGTTCCAGCGGGTGGCGGGTGAACCCTCCGTGGTCCGGGACCGGGTGGCGGTCTACACCCGGGAAACCGGCCGCACCATCCTCCGGGCCCCCGCCCCGACGTCGGGCCCCGGCGGCTTCAACCGCCTGGAACGCCCCCGCCCCGAGCCCCCCCGGCCCGCTCCCGGCCCGTTCGGAGCCCCAGAGGTCTGA
- a CDS encoding OmpA family protein, whose protein sequence is MRILCALALVLFSLACGKPRVLPAAAIQVQVDSYPAGTALFLAGRPVGTAPRTLTVESLDALLELTATSGAEPVVEKRIRFLALDRAEVLFVFGTGNSAMAKALGLARILVFDYGAGVTFELNKADLRAEFLPLLDRQASLLKTHFTGVDVLICGHTDTLGTPDFNLALSLARARSVAQDLEARGVSREHMKAQGFGSAFPVASNQTEQDRARNRRTELVLPQ, encoded by the coding sequence ATGAGAATCCTTTGCGCCCTCGCGCTGGTGCTGTTTTCCCTGGCCTGCGGCAAGCCGCGGGTCCTCCCCGCCGCCGCCATCCAGGTACAGGTGGATTCCTACCCCGCGGGGACCGCCCTGTTCCTGGCGGGGAGGCCCGTGGGCACCGCCCCCCGCACCCTCACCGTGGAATCCCTGGACGCCCTGCTGGAGCTCACCGCCACCTCCGGCGCCGAGCCGGTGGTGGAGAAGCGCATCCGCTTCCTGGCCCTGGACCGGGCCGAAGTGCTCTTCGTGTTCGGCACGGGGAATTCCGCCATGGCCAAGGCCCTGGGGCTGGCGCGCATCCTGGTGTTCGACTACGGCGCGGGCGTGACCTTCGAACTGAACAAGGCCGACCTCAGGGCGGAATTCCTGCCGCTCCTGGACCGGCAGGCCTCGCTCCTCAAGACCCACTTCACGGGCGTGGACGTGCTCATCTGCGGGCACACCGACACCCTGGGCACCCCGGACTTCAACCTGGCCCTGTCCCTGGCCCGGGCCCGTTCCGTGGCCCAGGACCTGGAGGCCCGGGGCGTGTCCCGGGAGCACATGAAGGCCCAGGGCTTCGGCAGCGCCTTCCCGGTGGCCTCCAACCAGACCGAGCAGGACCGCGCCCGGAACCGCCGCACCGAGCTGGTGCTGCCTCAGTAG
- a CDS encoding OmpA family protein, with product MKFMTLATALALVAGPLSAQEGQKWLGMQAGYDWQANSERGAKDNPAFGFSMGQWFSSRWGGEVSVLGTQLKSKVGGFTADEYHAHLSGLFNLAPGATTWVPYLRAGAGSTTVDTPFSFSNGYTTRFSYHAGAGVQGHFGENFLLGLEARGVRIETQKSYTEVLGLVTLGFRWGQAAKPAPAPVAAPAPEPAPAPKVEPPPPPPPAPVVAPPPPPAPVAPPPPPPPPAKIVLDEAVLHFANGKSDISPEGTQAVRKVAESLKTFKGSYTLVVSGHTSSVGKAAFNKALSLRRANAVAKVLTDSGIPAASIRTEGAGPDHPIADNATKAGQARNRRVEIDVKAEGANVETRKVETSVAGE from the coding sequence ATGAAATTCATGACTCTCGCAACCGCCCTGGCCCTGGTGGCCGGCCCCCTGTCGGCCCAGGAGGGCCAGAAGTGGTTGGGCATGCAGGCCGGCTATGACTGGCAGGCCAACAGCGAACGCGGCGCCAAGGACAATCCGGCCTTCGGGTTCTCCATGGGCCAGTGGTTCTCGTCCCGCTGGGGCGGGGAAGTGTCGGTGCTGGGCACCCAGCTCAAGAGCAAGGTGGGCGGGTTCACCGCCGACGAGTACCATGCCCATCTTTCCGGGCTCTTCAACCTCGCGCCGGGCGCCACCACCTGGGTGCCCTACCTGCGGGCCGGGGCGGGCTCCACCACCGTGGACACGCCCTTCTCCTTCAGCAACGGCTACACCACGCGCTTCAGCTACCATGCCGGCGCCGGCGTCCAGGGCCATTTCGGCGAGAACTTCCTGCTGGGCCTGGAGGCCCGGGGCGTCCGCATCGAGACCCAGAAGTCCTACACCGAGGTGCTGGGCCTGGTGACCCTGGGCTTCCGCTGGGGGCAGGCCGCCAAGCCCGCGCCGGCGCCCGTGGCCGCCCCCGCCCCCGAACCCGCTCCCGCCCCCAAGGTCGAGCCGCCCCCGCCGCCGCCGCCGGCCCCCGTCGTGGCTCCCCCCCCGCCCCCCGCGCCCGTGGCGCCTCCCCCGCCGCCCCCGCCCCCCGCCAAGATCGTCCTGGATGAGGCCGTGCTGCACTTCGCCAACGGGAAGAGCGATATCTCGCCCGAAGGCACCCAGGCCGTGCGCAAGGTGGCCGAGAGCCTCAAGACGTTCAAGGGCAGCTACACCCTCGTGGTGAGCGGCCACACCAGCTCCGTGGGCAAGGCGGCCTTCAACAAGGCCCTGAGCCTGCGCCGCGCCAACGCGGTGGCCAAGGTCCTCACGGATTCGGGCATTCCCGCGGCCTCCATCCGCACCGAGGGCGCCGGCCCCGACCATCCCATCGCCGACAACGCCACCAAGGCCGGCCAGGCCCGGAACCGGCGCGTGGAGATCGACGTGAAGGCCGAGGGCGCGAATGTGGAGACCCGCAAGGTCGAGACTTCCGTCGCCGGCGAATAG